The Vibrio quintilis DNA window GAATCGGTTCGTTTCTTTGCCCATATTCCGGTGAGTGATTTTCTGTTCGGCACACACTGGTCACCCCAGATCGCCATCCGGGCGGATCAGCAGGGCGCCAGTGGTGCGTTTGGCATTATTCCGCTGTTTGCCGGTACACTGCTGATTACAGTGATTGCGATGCTGGTGGCTGCACCCATCGGCATTTTCAGTGCGATCTGGCTGGCAGAATACGCCCCGGAGAAGGTGCGTACCTATGTTAAACCGGCGATGGAAATTCTCGCCGGTATTCCGACAGTGGTTTACGGGTTTATTGCCGCCTTAACTATTGCACCAGCTATTCGTTCCATTGCCGAGTCAATGGGCAGTGAGAGCGTTTCTTCAGAAAGTGCCCTTGCTGCCGGGCTGGTCATGGGCGTGATGATTATTCCGTTCGTCTCTTCTTTGTCTGATGATGTCATCCGGGCTGTGCCGCAGAGTATCCGGGATGCATCCCTTGCGATGGGTGCGACCCGCTCGGAAACCGTAAAAAAGGTCATTCTTCCCGCGGCTCTGCCGGGAATTGTCGGCGGGCTGTTGCTGGCAATCTCACGGGCGATCGGAGAAACCATGATTGTCGTCATGGCTGCCGGGCTGACCGCTAATCTGACCGCCAATCCACTGGAGTCTGTCACCACAATTACGGTACAAATCGTGACGCTTCTGGTTGGCGATCAGGAGTTCGACAGCCCGAAAACACTGGCTGCCTTTGCGCTGGGACTCACCCTGTTTATCGTGACCCTGATACTGAATATCTTCGCCCTCAGAATCGTGAAAAAATACCGGGAGCAGTATGAGTGATCCATTATTAAAACTGGCTGAACGAAAAACAGAAACCGTCCGTCAGTCATTACATCACCGCAAAAGAGCAGAAAAGCGCTTTCGGGGCTACGGTATTGCATCGGTGCTGAGTGCCTTAATGTTTCTGGTCTTTCTGTTGATCACCATTGTGGTTACCGGCAAGAGTGCCTTTACCACCACTGAAATCAAAATGACGTTTCCAACCGCAGACTACCATGCAGGCAGCTCGCCTTACGCCATGATCAAGGCTCAGCTCCGGAATGATTTCAGCACCGTCATCAGCAGAGCGGATAAACGTCAACTGTACAAGCTGCTGTCATCCGAATCCGAATATATACTGAAACAGGCACTTGAGTCCGCCGCACCGGAAGATAAAACCATCACGTTATGGCTGCCTGCCGGCGACAAATTCAATCAGTCCTATAAAGGCAACCTGTTAACCGGAAAAAGCTTTGGTCTGAATGACAAAGAACAAAACTGGCTCCGGCAATTAGAGCAGCAGGGCAAAGTCCGCTCAGCTTTCAACTGGCGCTTCTTTACTCACGGTGACAGCAGAAACCCGGAAGTGGCCGGAATTGGCGGCGCGTTTATGGGATCGGCCTTCACCTTAATCACCGCTTTGCTACTGAGTTTTCCTATCGGCGTCGGGGCCGCGATTTATCTGGAAGAATTTGCACCCAAAAACCGGCTGACCGACATGATAGAAATTAATATCAATAACCTGGCAGCGGTCCCTTCGATTGTATTTGGGTTACTCGGGCTGGCGATTTTCCTCAATGTACTGGAACTTCCCCGCTCTACACCGCTGGTGGGTGGTTTAGTACTGACTCTGATGACCCTGCCAACCATTATTATTTCCAGCCGGGCATCCCTCAAATCGGTGCCACCTTCAATCAGAGACGGCGCTCTGGCACTCGGCGCCTCCAGAACTCAAGTTGTCTTTCACCACGTCTTACCTCTGGCACTGCCCGGTATGTTTACCGGGTCAATTATCGGTATGGCTCAGGCGCTGGGAGAAACAGCCCCATTACTGATGATTGGTATGGTTGCCTTTATTGTTGATATTCCGGGCAGCTTTGTTGATGCAGCCACGGCACTGCCGGTTCAGATTTTTCTGTGGTCAGAAAATCCGGAGCGCGGCTTTGCTGAACTCACTTCCGCTGCCATTATTGTCTTACTGTTCTTTCTGTTTTTGATGAACGGCATTGCCTTATATCTGCGCAGAAAGCTGGAAAGGAGATGGTCATGATGAATAGTACCGGCCAACAACAGTTTTATGCTCAGGTATCACCGGAGCAAACCGCTTTGAAAGCGCAATCACTGGAAACCCATCAGACGATTGGTGAATTGACCAGCGATAACCCCGGGATGACAACCCGCCGGATTGATGTTTTCTACAATGATGTTCAGGCCATTTATGACGTCAGCCTCGATCTGGGAGAGAAAGAAGTTCTGGCTCTGATTGGCCCGTCCGGATGCGGAAAATCGACTTTTCTCCGTTGTCTGAACCGGATGAATGATACCGTGGCTCATTGTAAAATCAGCGGTGAGATTAGTTTACACGGTACAAAAATCTCAGAGATCGAAGCTGAAGAATTGCGGTCGCGGGTCGGTATGGTGTTTCAAAAACCCAATCCATTTCCCAAATCGATCTACGAAAATATTGCCTATGGGCCGAAAATTCATGGACTGGCGGAAAACAAAGCCGATCTGGATGAGATAGTCGAAGCCGCCTTACGCAAAGCGGGTTTATGGGATGAAGTATCTTCAAGGCTGGATGTCCCGGCAACCGGATTATCCGGCGGCCAGCAACAACGGTTATGTATCGCCCGGGCAATCTCCATCAGCCCGGAAGTAATCTTAATGGATGAACCCTGTTCCGCGCTTGATCCCATTGCCACTTCTGTGATTGAAGATCTGATGTCCGAGTTAAAAGAGAACTATACCATTTGTATGGTGACACACTCGATGCAACAGGCGAAACGCATCTCAGACCGGACGGCTTATTTCCATCTGGGAAAACTGATTGAGGTGAATCCAACCCGGCAACTCTTCGAGCAACCGGTTCATCAGTTGACACAAGGTTATTTACGTGGAAGTTTCGGATAGTTTCACCTGGGACAAATCACCGTTCAGTCTCAGACGGTGATTAACTCAAGATCCTGTGCACGGATCTGCTGCTGTACCGCTTCTTCAAGGCTGGTATCGGTAATAATCCGGGTCATATTGTCCAGATCACACGCCTTATAGAGGGAATATTTGCCATATTTAGTGCTATCAGCAATCAAAACCTTTTGTCTGGCGTTCATCACCAGATCACACTTCAGCAAGGCTTTTTCTTCGGTTGGAGTCGTGACACCTTTCTCCAGACTCCATGAGTTACAAGTCATAAAAGCAATATCGGGATTGATTGAACGGAGTAAATGCCGGCCATGTTCACCAATGGTTGACTGACTGCTGTCATCGACTTTTCCTCCGGTGACAATCACTTCAATTTGCTTAAATTCAGACAGGAATAAAGCAATATGTAAATCGACCGTAATGACTCTTAAAGGCAAATGAATCAGCTGCTTCACCAGCGCCATTGATGTTGTTCCCGCATCCAGCACCACAGAGTCACCAGCACTGACCATTTCAGCCGCCGCTTCAGCAATACATTGCTTCTCACGGGTGTTCTGCATGATTTTTTCATTGGTGGTCGGCTGGCTGGCGACAAACCGGTTGAGGGAAACACCACCATGTGTCCGGGTGATCACCCCTTGTTTATCCAGCTTGATCAGATCACGCCGGATCGTGGCCGGAGAAACGTCGATCACCCGAACCAGATCATCCACTGTCGCCAGATTCTGATGCTTCAGGTATTCAATAATTTGTTCAACCCGATAATTTTTCATACGTTGCTGAGTTTCACTGCAAGTTCGATGGATTTAATCATACTTTCCGGATTTGCTTTCCCTGTCCAGGCAATATCAAAAGCGGTGCCGTGATCTGCTGAGGTTCTGAAGAACGGCAGACCGGCGGTAATGTTAACACCGTCATAAAATCCCATCAATTTAAGCGGAATATGGCCCTGATCGTGATACATCGCCACCACAATATCGAACTGCCCCTGAAACGCCTGTAAAAAAACCGTATCCGGCGGGCAGGGTCCGCAAACATCAATCCCTTCCTGCTGCATCGCTTCAATGCAGGGATTGAGCACCTGAATTTCTTCCTGACCGAAAAGACCATTTTCTCCGGCATGGGGATTTACCCCGGCTACCGCGATTTTAGGCTGGGCAAAACCGGCTTTTTTCATGAAAGTATCTGCAATCTTAATCACGGTATTCACCCGGGTCTGATTGAGATTCTTCAGAAAATCTAACAGCGCAATATGCGTGGTGACATGAATGACTCTGAGTTTATCCGTATACAAAACCATCGCATAGTCTTTGGTGTCAGTTAAATGCGCCAGTAACTCGGTATGTCCGGGATAAAAATGCCCTGCAAGATGAAGCGCTTCTTTATTCAGGGGAGCAGTCGCAATTGCAGCAATCTCACCCTGCTGAGCCAGCCGGGTCGCGATCGTAACACAGCGGTAGGCCAGATCACCGGACTGCGCCTGCACCTTGCCGGACTCAAACGTTGACATGTCTTCCAAGGGAACGTCGATGACATTCACAATCCCGGATTCAAACCGGGCTTCACTGACAGATGAAATCACATGAATTTGCTGTGCCGGCACCAGCTGCTCTTGCTGCACCCGCTTTAAAACATCCACACTGCCGATGACAACACAGTTGGTTCCGGTTAATTCATCCGTCATCAGTGCCTTTAAAATAATCTCCGGGCCAATCCCGGCAGGGTCGCCCATCGTGATACCAATCACACCTTTCATAATCAAACCTCTTTGTGTAGATATTGAATCAATTCCAGAAATACGCTTTCTTCACCAAATCCGCCCGCTTTTGTCAAAACAGGACAGGTAAGGCGGCTGCCAGTGAAATATCCCCAGGGCATACAGCGGAACATGCCGTGAAGCGAAAAAGCCGATCTCCCCATTTGCCGGGCTGACGCGACCGCAATATCTCCGCCGCATAAAATCAGACTCCCGACAGAGACTGCTTCAGACGGATGGTTCAGAACCCGATCAGGAATCGCCGCAAGAAAATCCCGCACCCGACAGGCAATAAGAAAAGAATCCAGCTGATATTTTTGGCTGAGATCATCCAGCTGATAACGT harbors:
- the pstC gene encoding phosphate ABC transporter permease subunit PstC; translated protein: MTIVIITLMFAALAFFSGRMKSRRAASELGGIRYLHSLPDYYGWYVVWITLLPVVIFALFWTISEPWLLKYLTLSHFELQQPVSQTGITRDLIYTQIISASTQDLSGLNYSDALTQSNLYYHQLISGRNTIFYTAAFLLLTGCISFGLYRVAPGFKARNQVEKLVRFLLALSSTIAILTTLGIVLSVLFESVRFFAHIPVSDFLFGTHWSPQIAIRADQQGASGAFGIIPLFAGTLLITVIAMLVAAPIGIFSAIWLAEYAPEKVRTYVKPAMEILAGIPTVVYGFIAALTIAPAIRSIAESMGSESVSSESALAAGLVMGVMIIPFVSSLSDDVIRAVPQSIRDASLAMGATRSETVKKVILPAALPGIVGGLLLAISRAIGETMIVVMAAGLTANLTANPLESVTTITVQIVTLLVGDQEFDSPKTLAAFALGLTLFIVTLILNIFALRIVKKYREQYE
- the pstA gene encoding phosphate ABC transporter permease PstA, translating into MSDPLLKLAERKTETVRQSLHHRKRAEKRFRGYGIASVLSALMFLVFLLITIVVTGKSAFTTTEIKMTFPTADYHAGSSPYAMIKAQLRNDFSTVISRADKRQLYKLLSSESEYILKQALESAAPEDKTITLWLPAGDKFNQSYKGNLLTGKSFGLNDKEQNWLRQLEQQGKVRSAFNWRFFTHGDSRNPEVAGIGGAFMGSAFTLITALLLSFPIGVGAAIYLEEFAPKNRLTDMIEININNLAAVPSIVFGLLGLAIFLNVLELPRSTPLVGGLVLTLMTLPTIIISSRASLKSVPPSIRDGALALGASRTQVVFHHVLPLALPGMFTGSIIGMAQALGETAPLLMIGMVAFIVDIPGSFVDAATALPVQIFLWSENPERGFAELTSAAIIVLLFFLFLMNGIALYLRRKLERRWS
- the pstB gene encoding phosphate ABC transporter ATP-binding protein PstB translates to MTTRRIDVFYNDVQAIYDVSLDLGEKEVLALIGPSGCGKSTFLRCLNRMNDTVAHCKISGEISLHGTKISEIEAEELRSRVGMVFQKPNPFPKSIYENIAYGPKIHGLAENKADLDEIVEAALRKAGLWDEVSSRLDVPATGLSGGQQQRLCIARAISISPEVILMDEPCSALDPIATSVIEDLMSELKENYTICMVTHSMQQAKRISDRTAYFHLGKLIEVNPTRQLFEQPVHQLTQGYLRGSFG
- a CDS encoding DeoR/GlpR family DNA-binding transcription regulator — its product is MKNYRVEQIIEYLKHQNLATVDDLVRVIDVSPATIRRDLIKLDKQGVITRTHGGVSLNRFVASQPTTNEKIMQNTREKQCIAEAAAEMVSAGDSVVLDAGTTSMALVKQLIHLPLRVITVDLHIALFLSEFKQIEVIVTGGKVDDSSQSTIGEHGRHLLRSINPDIAFMTCNSWSLEKGVTTPTEEKALLKCDLVMNARQKVLIADSTKYGKYSLYKACDLDNMTRIITDTSLEEAVQQQIRAQDLELITV
- the pdxA gene encoding 4-hydroxythreonine-4-phosphate dehydrogenase PdxA, which codes for MKGVIGITMGDPAGIGPEIILKALMTDELTGTNCVVIGSVDVLKRVQQEQLVPAQQIHVISSVSEARFESGIVNVIDVPLEDMSTFESGKVQAQSGDLAYRCVTIATRLAQQGEIAAIATAPLNKEALHLAGHFYPGHTELLAHLTDTKDYAMVLYTDKLRVIHVTTHIALLDFLKNLNQTRVNTVIKIADTFMKKAGFAQPKIAVAGVNPHAGENGLFGQEEIQVLNPCIEAMQQEGIDVCGPCPPDTVFLQAFQGQFDIVVAMYHDQGHIPLKLMGFYDGVNITAGLPFFRTSADHGTAFDIAWTGKANPESMIKSIELAVKLSNV